From a region of the Leptospira kmetyi serovar Malaysia str. Bejo-Iso9 genome:
- a CDS encoding Rrf2 family transcriptional regulator: MTSRFTVAIHILSLLSLGEGKTRTSEELAESVNTNPVVIRKILSLLKSQGIVRNQMGPNGGYVLAKDPSEINLKEIYEAIDEKIFQMHSKTPNKKCICGHSIQPILSKVYEKAQRVLEDELGSTNLDSITREILSFSKR, translated from the coding sequence ATGACGAGTCGATTTACCGTTGCGATTCACATTCTTTCCTTACTTTCTTTGGGAGAGGGTAAAACCAGAACTTCCGAAGAACTCGCGGAAAGTGTGAACACGAATCCAGTCGTGATTCGTAAAATTCTTTCCCTTTTAAAAAGTCAGGGGATCGTCCGCAATCAAATGGGACCGAACGGCGGTTACGTGCTCGCCAAAGATCCTTCCGAAATCAATCTCAAAGAAATCTACGAAGCGATCGACGAAAAGATCTTTCAGATGCATTCCAAAACGCCGAACAAGAAATGTATCTGCGGTCATTCGATTCAGCCGATTCTTAGCAAGGTTTACGAAAAGGCTCAAAGAGTTTTGGAAGACGAACTCGGTTCCACGAATCTCGATTCGATCACTCGGGAAATTCTCAGCTTTTCAAAAAGATAA
- a CDS encoding S1C family serine protease: protein MIQWVQSDSSESNTERQGRPSSENEDHLMDAYSKAVTNAVETVSPAVVHLKVGGNRMGGAGSGFLISPDGFIVTNHHVVENATEINAEFQDGRNLKAMKIGEDPMTDIAVLKVTSDQFPYLNFSNPSSVKVGQLAIAIGNPLGYESTVTAGVVSALGRSLRSRSGRLIEDVIQTDAALNPGNSGGPLVNSRGQLIGINTAIIPSAQGICFAVGSGTAEHVITRLMKDGFVKRGYLGIAGQNQTVPNRLKIFNKLDQNSGVLVVEIEQSSPAAESLLRKGDMILSLNDQVIHSIDDMHRALDESTIRKELPIRVLREGSLRTFRIRSGEI from the coding sequence ATGATTCAATGGGTTCAGTCGGATTCTTCGGAATCCAACACAGAGAGACAAGGAAGACCCTCTTCGGAAAACGAAGATCATCTGATGGACGCGTATTCTAAAGCGGTTACGAACGCGGTGGAAACCGTAAGTCCTGCGGTCGTACACTTAAAAGTCGGCGGCAATCGTATGGGCGGCGCGGGTTCCGGTTTTTTAATTTCACCGGACGGCTTTATCGTTACCAATCATCACGTTGTGGAGAATGCAACCGAGATCAACGCAGAGTTTCAAGACGGAAGAAATCTAAAGGCGATGAAAATCGGAGAAGACCCGATGACGGACATCGCGGTTTTGAAAGTGACGAGCGATCAGTTTCCTTATTTAAATTTTTCGAATCCTTCTTCCGTGAAAGTCGGTCAGCTTGCGATCGCGATCGGAAATCCTTTGGGTTATGAATCCACCGTGACCGCGGGCGTCGTAAGCGCCTTGGGAAGAAGTTTACGTTCCCGTTCGGGAAGATTGATCGAAGACGTGATTCAAACGGATGCGGCCTTAAACCCGGGCAACTCGGGTGGACCTTTGGTGAATTCGAGAGGTCAATTGATCGGAATCAACACCGCGATCATTCCTTCCGCGCAAGGAATTTGTTTTGCGGTCGGTTCGGGAACCGCGGAACACGTCATCACCCGTTTGATGAAGGACGGTTTTGTAAAACGAGGTTATCTCGGTATCGCGGGTCAGAATCAAACCGTTCCCAATCGTCTGAAAATTTTCAACAAACTTGATCAGAATTCGGGGGTTCTCGTCGTCGAGATCGAACAATCCTCTCCCGCGGCGGAAAGTCTATTAAGAAAAGGTGATATGATTCTTTCGTTGAACGATCAGGTCATCCATTCTATCGACGACATGCACAGGGCCTTGGACGAATCCACGATCCGCAAAGAACTTCCGATCCGCGTTCTCAGAGAGGGTTCTCTCAGAACGTTTCGGATTCGCAGCGGAGAAATCTAA
- a CDS encoding TetR/AcrR family transcriptional regulator — protein sequence MGLREIKKKQTRKAISDMATRLFIERGYHEVTTAEIAKLANVSVPTLFNYFSNKESLVFDEDEEREERLVDAVVSRKKGVSILDALRDFGMMNPAFHPENRKLVRDFRNLIRSTPELSSYERQISMRYENSLAKVLQKEAKKELGKVEAQCIAHFILDAFYRASDSARPEATLNALFEILKNGWGE from the coding sequence TTGGGACTCAGAGAAATAAAAAAGAAACAAACCCGTAAGGCGATCTCGGATATGGCGACTCGGCTTTTTATCGAGCGCGGGTATCACGAGGTCACGACGGCGGAAATCGCCAAACTTGCAAACGTATCGGTGCCGACTTTGTTCAATTACTTTTCCAACAAGGAATCCCTCGTTTTCGACGAGGACGAAGAAAGGGAAGAACGTCTTGTGGATGCGGTCGTATCCCGGAAAAAGGGAGTTTCCATACTCGACGCGCTCCGCGATTTCGGGATGATGAATCCGGCGTTTCATCCGGAAAACCGCAAACTCGTACGGGATTTTCGAAATCTGATTCGATCCACGCCCGAGCTTTCTTCGTATGAAAGACAAATCTCGATGCGTTACGAGAATTCTCTCGCAAAGGTTCTACAAAAAGAGGCTAAGAAAGAATTGGGAAAGGTGGAAGCTCAATGTATCGCACATTTTATTTTGGACGCGTTTTACAGAGCGAGCGATTCTGCTCGACCGGAAGCGACCCTAAACGCGCTGTTTGAAATTCTAAAAAACGGATGGGGAGAATGA
- a CDS encoding FAD-dependent oxidoreductase translates to MTQSNHISIAIIGGGLGGLTLARVLHVHGIHATVFEAESSANSRLQGGMLDIHENDGQLALKAAGLFEEKFPKIVHEGGQASRVLDRKGNVLFDEPDDGSSARPEVKRGDLRRILLDSLPADAVRWGHKVKTVSSLGNGKHEVLFTNGSTVTTDLLVGADGAWSKVRPLLSQAKPSYVGTTFVETYLYDCDLRHKASADAVGSGALFALSPGKGIVAHREPDGVLHAYIALEKSEDWIAQIDFSDKQNALAKVVQEFEGWAPELTALITESDTSPIPRSLHSLPPDHTWDRVPGVTLLGDAAHLMVPSGDGANLAMYDGAELGKAIAANPNDIEAALKDYETDLFLRSASAASDAKEIFKVCYGNDAPQSMVDFFVNV, encoded by the coding sequence ATGACTCAATCAAACCACATTTCTATCGCGATCATAGGCGGAGGTTTAGGCGGACTGACTTTGGCCCGCGTCCTTCACGTTCACGGCATTCATGCAACCGTATTCGAAGCGGAATCCTCCGCAAACTCGCGCTTACAAGGAGGAATGCTTGATATTCACGAAAACGACGGACAACTCGCACTCAAAGCCGCGGGACTCTTTGAAGAAAAATTTCCAAAGATCGTCCACGAGGGAGGCCAGGCTTCTCGGGTTTTGGATCGGAAAGGAAACGTTTTATTCGATGAACCGGACGACGGATCAAGCGCGCGCCCCGAAGTGAAACGTGGAGATCTTCGTCGGATTCTTCTGGATTCTCTTCCGGCGGATGCGGTTCGCTGGGGACACAAGGTGAAAACCGTTTCTTCTTTAGGGAACGGAAAACACGAAGTGCTCTTTACGAACGGCTCCACGGTAACGACCGATCTTCTTGTGGGCGCGGATGGAGCTTGGTCCAAGGTTCGCCCTCTTCTTTCTCAGGCAAAACCTTCTTACGTAGGAACCACGTTCGTCGAAACGTATCTGTATGATTGTGATCTGCGTCACAAAGCAAGCGCGGATGCGGTGGGTAGCGGCGCGTTATTCGCGTTGTCGCCCGGCAAAGGAATCGTCGCCCATCGAGAACCGGACGGAGTACTTCACGCTTATATCGCCTTGGAAAAATCGGAGGACTGGATCGCACAGATCGATTTTTCCGATAAGCAAAACGCTTTGGCAAAAGTCGTTCAAGAATTTGAAGGTTGGGCTCCCGAGCTTACGGCTCTCATTACGGAAAGTGATACGTCTCCCATACCTCGTTCTCTTCATTCTTTGCCGCCCGATCATACATGGGATCGAGTTCCCGGAGTCACGTTGCTCGGAGACGCGGCTCATCTCATGGTTCCTTCCGGCGACGGCGCGAATCTTGCGATGTACGACGGAGCCGAACTCGGAAAGGCAATCGCCGCAAATCCGAACGATATCGAAGCCGCGCTCAAAGATTACGAAACGGATCTTTTTTTAAGAAGCGCTTCCGCGGCGAGCGATGCGAAAGAAATTTTCAAAGTGTGTTATGGAAACGACGCTCCGCAAAGTATGGTCGATTTCTTTGTGAACGTATAA
- a CDS encoding FAD-dependent monooxygenase: MKTKLEENSSAQNQAPYDVIVSGAGPVGLFLACELALARCSVLILEKTEHPNSPLKQLPFGIRGLSAPTIEALDRRGLLEELEIHKRLKNPHTNSGQGASRQAGHFAGIPFLEGDIDVSQWKNRLPSSTPTSLISEMQELESVLARRAESLGVEIKRGFALTSFQQTAHNVSVRSGDDSFQGRWLVGCDGSRSVVRKSGGFEFAGTEPEFTGYSAHVDIVDPEKLKPGRNMTSKGMYLQSQPGYLVIQDFDGGEFHGSEKPITLERVQEVLRRISETDVTIRTLHTATTWTDRARQTTTYRNGRILLAGDAAHIHSPLGGQGLNLGLGDAMNLGWKLAAILRKNAPEDLLESYQTERHPIGAQVLDWSRAQVEIMKPDPQTKALNAIVRDLMNTRDGATYFAGRVWGIFMRYDLEGDHPLIGCSVPNFELEDGRKIGELMRDGKGLLLDFDQNESLQTFAEEYEDSIGYVSGNTIERLSTSALLIRPDGIVAWACNNEPDREGLRKVTERWFVPNSNIQNLKNSNS; the protein is encoded by the coding sequence ATGAAAACTAAATTGGAAGAAAATTCTTCCGCACAAAATCAAGCTCCGTATGACGTGATCGTTTCCGGAGCCGGACCCGTGGGTCTTTTTCTCGCTTGCGAATTGGCTTTAGCGCGATGTTCCGTTTTGATCTTGGAAAAAACGGAACATCCAAATTCTCCACTGAAACAACTTCCTTTCGGAATCCGCGGACTTTCCGCGCCCACGATCGAAGCGCTGGATCGTCGCGGTTTGCTTGAAGAACTTGAGATTCATAAACGTCTTAAAAATCCGCATACGAACTCGGGTCAAGGCGCGAGTCGTCAAGCGGGACATTTCGCGGGCATTCCGTTTCTGGAAGGTGATATCGACGTTTCTCAATGGAAGAATCGCCTTCCGAGTTCCACACCGACGAGTTTGATTTCGGAAATGCAAGAACTTGAATCCGTTCTCGCGCGTCGCGCGGAATCCTTAGGCGTGGAAATCAAACGAGGGTTCGCGTTGACTTCGTTTCAACAAACGGCGCATAACGTGTCCGTTCGATCGGGAGATGATTCGTTTCAAGGAAGATGGCTCGTGGGTTGCGACGGAAGCCGAAGCGTCGTTCGTAAATCGGGCGGTTTTGAGTTTGCGGGCACCGAGCCGGAGTTCACCGGTTACTCCGCTCACGTGGACATCGTCGATCCCGAAAAGTTAAAGCCCGGTCGAAACATGACTTCGAAAGGAATGTATCTTCAATCGCAACCGGGTTACTTAGTGATCCAGGATTTCGACGGAGGAGAATTTCACGGCTCTGAAAAACCGATCACGCTCGAACGCGTACAAGAAGTTCTGCGTCGTATTTCCGAAACCGACGTTACGATCCGAACTTTACATACCGCGACGACATGGACTGATCGCGCGCGACAAACAACGACCTATCGCAACGGAAGAATTCTTTTAGCCGGAGACGCGGCGCATATCCATTCTCCCTTAGGAGGTCAAGGTTTGAATCTTGGACTTGGAGACGCGATGAATTTAGGTTGGAAACTCGCCGCCATCCTTCGGAAGAATGCGCCCGAAGATTTACTCGAAAGTTATCAAACGGAAAGACATCCGATCGGCGCGCAAGTTTTGGATTGGTCCCGAGCTCAAGTTGAAATTATGAAACCCGATCCGCAAACAAAAGCGCTGAACGCGATCGTACGCGATCTGATGAACACTCGCGACGGGGCCACATACTTTGCGGGAAGGGTTTGGGGAATTTTTATGCGTTATGATCTTGAAGGAGATCATCCTCTGATCGGATGCAGTGTTCCGAACTTTGAATTAGAGGACGGTAGAAAAATCGGCGAACTGATGCGAGACGGCAAAGGTCTGCTCCTTGATTTCGATCAAAATGAATCCTTACAAACATTCGCAGAAGAATATGAGGATTCCATTGGATACGTTTCCGGGAACACAATCGAAAGATTGTCCACAAGCGCCTTACTGATTCGTCCCGACGGAATCGTAGCCTGGGCTTGTAACAACGAACCCGATCGTGAAGGACTTCGAAAAGTTACGGAGCGTTGGTTCGTTCCGAATTCGAATATTCAGAATTTAAAGAATTCTAATTCTTGA
- a CDS encoding DUF1761 family protein produces MDEGFIAPIVSGIAGFICAFVFSGPVYFALSKYFDFPKQEAVQNVGFKVFLNFSVFIVTAFSLWIVLGNITVLNVLQGQFIAFIIWLGFIFTSSSIDVIWKEKPIKLWVFESVSSCITIQVLCFVLLLLSGR; encoded by the coding sequence ATGGACGAAGGTTTTATAGCTCCCATCGTTTCCGGAATCGCGGGGTTTATCTGCGCGTTTGTATTTAGCGGACCGGTCTACTTCGCTCTTTCCAAATACTTCGATTTTCCCAAACAGGAAGCCGTTCAGAACGTCGGATTCAAAGTATTCCTGAATTTTTCTGTCTTCATTGTAACTGCGTTCTCTTTGTGGATCGTATTGGGAAATATAACCGTTCTCAATGTTCTACAGGGACAATTCATCGCGTTTATCATCTGGTTGGGATTTATTTTCACTTCGAGCTCCATCGACGTGATCTGGAAGGAAAAGCCGATCAAACTCTGGGTTTTCGAATCCGTTTCCTCTTGTATTACGATCCAAGTCCTTTGTTTCGTTCTATTGTTGCTCTCCGGTCGATGA
- a CDS encoding sulfite exporter TauE/SafE family protein produces the protein MFFNEIALFITAYASFLLSAICGGGAGLILIPVLGAFLPIQFVPAALSIGTFASSASRLFAFFQKIRFDIVRWFLPPAVAAVWLGAWLIQYVNPLFMEAFIGIFLISNLPILFKKENSSEKYQKPKTFYLAIIGFLAGFVSGITGAVGLLFNKFYLRSGMSKEEIVATRAANEIFLHLIKLVLYALFGLINGKTILIGSIVALAALASTWSMKKVLNWINEILFRKIGYFAMTISGVLLLSQSAIGFASSNRADVSFVPIQKGAEAKLGWQQASFSLEFTWDEGFEIEQVVPITDLTPERQSNLLNTKRDLNAKILILEAVYSFDKNSYEAYFYGDGKLIRKIEFKE, from the coding sequence ATGTTTTTCAACGAAATAGCGCTTTTTATTACGGCTTATGCTTCCTTTCTTCTCAGCGCTATTTGCGGCGGAGGGGCCGGTCTGATTTTAATTCCGGTCTTGGGAGCTTTTCTTCCGATTCAATTCGTTCCCGCCGCATTGTCGATCGGCACGTTTGCGAGTTCCGCTTCCAGATTGTTCGCTTTCTTTCAGAAGATTCGTTTCGATATTGTTCGATGGTTTTTACCTCCCGCTGTCGCCGCAGTTTGGCTCGGAGCGTGGTTGATTCAATACGTCAATCCGTTGTTTATGGAAGCGTTCATCGGCATTTTTTTAATAAGCAATCTTCCGATTCTTTTTAAAAAAGAGAATTCTTCCGAGAAGTATCAGAAACCGAAAACGTTTTATCTGGCGATCATCGGATTTTTAGCCGGTTTTGTTTCCGGGATTACCGGCGCGGTCGGTTTGCTGTTCAACAAATTCTACTTGCGAAGCGGAATGTCGAAAGAAGAGATCGTAGCCACGAGAGCCGCGAACGAAATTTTTCTGCATCTGATCAAATTGGTTTTATACGCGTTATTCGGTCTTATCAACGGTAAGACCATTCTCATCGGATCGATCGTGGCTCTTGCCGCATTGGCGTCGACCTGGAGCATGAAAAAAGTTTTAAACTGGATCAACGAGATTCTATTCAGAAAGATCGGCTACTTTGCCATGACGATTTCCGGAGTTTTGCTTTTGTCTCAATCGGCGATCGGTTTTGCTTCCTCGAATCGAGCCGACGTTTCTTTTGTCCCGATTCAAAAAGGAGCGGAGGCCAAACTCGGTTGGCAACAGGCGAGTTTTAGTTTAGAATTCACATGGGATGAAGGGTTTGAAATCGAACAGGTCGTTCCGATCACGGATTTGACTCCGGAACGGCAATCGAACCTTCTAAATACCAAGCGTGATTTAAACGCGAAAATTCTTATCCTAGAGGCGGTTTACTCTTTCGATAAAAATTCATACGAAGCCTATTTCTACGGAGACGGTAAGTTGATTCGGAAAATTGAATTTAAAGAATGA
- a CDS encoding DUF1330 domain-containing protein, which translates to MTNDSDHSPQAKAFEMVVGLEVIDDHLYANYRSAMTPLLTTYGGGFRYDFKILEVLKNESGHPINRVFTIYFQDRKSRDAFFADPEYLKIRNEFFQTSVKSTTFISEYERF; encoded by the coding sequence ATGACAAACGACTCGGATCATTCTCCCCAAGCGAAAGCGTTCGAAATGGTCGTCGGTCTGGAAGTGATCGACGATCATTTATACGCAAATTACCGATCGGCTATGACGCCCTTACTTACGACCTATGGCGGAGGTTTTCGTTACGACTTTAAGATTCTTGAAGTTTTGAAAAACGAAAGCGGCCATCCGATCAATCGGGTTTTTACGATCTACTTTCAAGATCGAAAGAGCAGGGACGCTTTTTTTGCGGATCCAGAATATCTCAAGATTCGAAACGAATTTTTTCAGACCTCCGTGAAATCGACTACCTTTATCAGCGAATACGAACGATTCTAA
- a CDS encoding pirin family protein — translation MEAIYHAQETRGKADFGWLKSRHTFSFSSYFDPSRVQFGKLRVLNDDIVIGGKGFPPHPHENMEIVSIPLSGSLQHQDSEGNHSVIQSGEVQIMSAGTGIVHSEFNASPTDPVNFLQIWILPDKLGIEPRYEQKKFDVEDRKGKFQTVVSPEKDNGAVWINQNVTFSLAHGTKDLRIDYIPKNENGGVYFFLISGSAEIAGKTLSARDGFGVPVNGNLEVKFLEESELLAIDTPL, via the coding sequence ATGGAAGCCATCTATCATGCGCAAGAAACCAGAGGGAAAGCCGATTTCGGTTGGCTTAAGAGCAGACATACCTTTAGTTTCAGTTCTTACTTCGATCCCAGCAGGGTTCAGTTCGGAAAACTTAGGGTGTTAAACGACGACATAGTGATCGGGGGAAAAGGTTTTCCGCCGCATCCTCACGAGAATATGGAAATCGTTTCGATCCCGCTTTCCGGAAGTTTGCAACATCAGGATAGCGAAGGAAATCATTCCGTGATTCAATCGGGAGAAGTGCAAATCATGTCCGCGGGAACCGGAATCGTTCATTCCGAGTTCAACGCATCTCCCACCGACCCGGTTAACTTTTTACAGATTTGGATTTTACCCGATAAGCTCGGTATCGAACCAAGATACGAACAAAAAAAATTCGACGTGGAAGATAGAAAGGGAAAGTTTCAAACGGTTGTTTCTCCCGAAAAGGACAACGGCGCGGTTTGGATCAATCAAAACGTGACTTTTTCGCTCGCACACGGAACAAAAGATTTAAGAATCGATTATATTCCAAAAAATGAAAATGGTGGAGTTTATTTTTTTCTTATTTCCGGTTCTGCGGAGATTGCGGGTAAAACACTTTCCGCCAGGGACGGTTTCGGAGTTCCCGTAAACGGAAACTTGGAAGTGAAGTTTTTGGAAGAATCCGAACTTTTGGCGATCGATACGCCCTTGTGA
- a CDS encoding DNA alkylation repair protein: MKALSANEFIRELGAFQTKINAEKNQKFLHNPGKDNLCLGIPMGKIFETAKKYKNLSSSEIVKLLQNKYYEIRMGAVSVLDFIARDKKTEEEKRKEIFDLYLKHHDRINNWDLVDRSAPHVVCQYLFDKSRKPLYRLAKSKDPMERRTAIVSTQYFIQRNDLDETFEISEILIQDPEEGIQKAIGSWMREAGKKDEDKLFSFLDKHSKKLSRIALRTATEKLDRKQRDFYLRSEPATKHSKI; the protein is encoded by the coding sequence ATGAAAGCCTTATCCGCAAACGAATTCATCCGCGAGTTGGGAGCGTTTCAGACAAAGATCAACGCAGAGAAAAATCAAAAATTTCTCCACAACCCGGGTAAGGATAATCTTTGTCTCGGAATTCCGATGGGAAAAATTTTCGAAACGGCCAAGAAATACAAAAACTTGTCCTCTTCGGAAATCGTAAAACTTCTTCAAAACAAATATTATGAAATTCGAATGGGGGCGGTGAGCGTTTTGGATTTTATCGCTCGGGACAAAAAGACCGAAGAGGAAAAACGAAAGGAGATATTCGATCTGTATCTAAAACATCACGATCGAATCAACAACTGGGATCTTGTGGATCGGTCCGCTCCCCACGTCGTCTGTCAATATCTTTTTGATAAATCCAGAAAACCCTTGTATCGTTTGGCGAAATCCAAAGATCCGATGGAACGAAGAACGGCCATCGTCAGCACTCAATATTTCATTCAAAGAAACGATTTGGATGAAACGTTTGAGATATCCGAAATTCTCATCCAAGATCCGGAAGAGGGCATACAAAAAGCGATCGGAAGTTGGATGAGAGAAGCAGGGAAAAAGGACGAAGATAAGTTATTCTCATTCTTGGATAAACATTCAAAAAAACTTTCCAGGATCGCTCTTCGAACCGCGACCGAAAAATTGGATCGTAAACAAAGGGATTTCTATTTGAGGTCCGAGCCCGCGACAAAACATTCCAAAATTTGA
- a CDS encoding iron chaperone yields MENKKLSFMNIDEYIRCFPEDVQTVLKELRSAILKAAPDAEEKISYQMPAFALGGNLVYFAAYKNHIGFYPTSSGIKAFLSELDSYKTSKGAIQFPIGQPLPLKLIARIVKFRVEQNKKAMIAKKKKTAPKKKSRAKKALKRKNASK; encoded by the coding sequence ATGGAAAATAAAAAATTAAGTTTTATGAATATAGACGAATACATCCGTTGTTTCCCCGAAGACGTTCAAACGGTTTTGAAAGAACTGAGATCGGCAATTCTTAAGGCGGCGCCGGACGCAGAGGAAAAAATCAGTTATCAAATGCCCGCGTTCGCGTTGGGAGGCAATTTGGTTTATTTCGCGGCTTATAAAAATCATATCGGATTTTATCCGACTTCGAGCGGGATCAAGGCATTCTTATCCGAATTGGATTCTTACAAAACCTCGAAGGGCGCGATTCAATTTCCGATCGGACAACCGCTTCCTTTAAAATTAATTGCGAGAATCGTAAAGTTCCGTGTGGAACAAAATAAGAAAGCGATGATCGCAAAAAAGAAGAAAACCGCTCCGAAAAAAAAGAGCCGAGCGAAAAAGGCCCTAAAACGCAAAAACGCATCCAAATGA
- a CDS encoding DUF445 family protein: protein MFFASESTRTPFRKRQLFSNSLLIGFSAAILSILFFGNSEDSITKVVLSALEGGLIGGLCDWFAVWKTYKAIEEDSSTLASEIGNWVAGDLLHHEVIRSRIRTVLEDPSTRDDVHELLLETFGNEDKTNEVLNQLFSKVEEDIVQYVVHYQFSGTDVALLKELNRQKEIMDTIKLLIGESMIKVADTEEFKSLLQEILGKMNLVAQVVLSLVVDFPKKLKEYGNHVKQGLVIESKDEKTIEKLVNLMAASTETYISSWNELHLDQREKAVRSLMGFLKVQASRLLGTLIQTHLKEIGEIKTLQEYAPLRSVLEFVEKRVDEGVSGYIGRQITTRLQSLDPKDLRKNLEWKTRNVLETIRINGSILGFFLGSITGLIRFFI, encoded by the coding sequence ATGTTCTTTGCGTCCGAGTCGACTCGAACCCCTTTTCGAAAAAGACAACTTTTTTCGAATTCTCTTTTGATCGGGTTTTCGGCGGCGATTCTTTCGATCTTGTTTTTCGGAAACTCGGAAGACTCGATTACGAAGGTCGTTCTTTCCGCTTTGGAAGGAGGTCTGATCGGAGGTCTTTGCGATTGGTTCGCCGTTTGGAAAACGTATAAGGCGATCGAAGAGGACAGTTCCACGCTCGCTTCCGAAATCGGAAACTGGGTCGCGGGAGATCTTCTACATCACGAAGTCATCCGTTCCCGAATCCGAACCGTTTTGGAAGATCCGTCCACGAGGGACGACGTTCACGAACTTTTACTCGAAACCTTCGGGAACGAAGACAAAACGAACGAGGTTTTAAACCAGCTTTTCTCCAAGGTGGAAGAGGACATCGTTCAATACGTGGTTCACTATCAGTTTAGCGGAACCGATGTCGCATTATTAAAAGAATTAAACCGACAAAAGGAGATTATGGACACGATTAAACTTTTGATCGGAGAATCCATGATCAAGGTCGCGGACACGGAAGAGTTCAAATCCCTTCTTCAAGAAATATTAGGAAAAATGAATTTAGTCGCCCAGGTCGTTTTGAGTTTGGTGGTCGACTTCCCAAAAAAGCTGAAAGAATACGGGAATCACGTCAAACAAGGCCTTGTGATCGAGTCCAAGGACGAAAAGACCATCGAAAAATTGGTCAACCTGATGGCTGCATCCACCGAAACGTATATCTCTTCCTGGAACGAACTGCATCTGGATCAAAGGGAAAAAGCCGTCCGATCCCTGATGGGATTTTTAAAAGTTCAAGCGAGCAGACTTTTGGGAACCTTGATCCAAACGCATCTGAAGGAAATCGGCGAGATCAAAACTCTGCAAGAATACGCGCCTCTTCGTTCCGTTTTGGAATTCGTGGAAAAACGAGTGGACGAAGGCGTTTCAGGTTATATCGGAAGACAGATCACCACAAGACTTCAAAGTCTGGATCCGAAAGATCTCAGAAAAAACTTAGAATGGAAGACGAGAAACGTTTTGGAAACGATTCGTATCAACGGAAGTATTTTGGGATTTTTTTTGGGAAGTATAACCGGTCTGATTCGATTCTTTATTTAA